The genomic stretch TCGTCGGGCTGGATGCGGAAGGCAAGGACATTGCGCTCCAGGCCGCCGGGGAACATGCCCAGCGGCGGGCGCTTGAAGACCACGGCGATCTCGGTGACCTTTTTCGGCAGCCGCTTGCCGGTCCGCAGGAAGAAGGGCACGCCCTGCCAGCGCCAGTTGTCGACCTCCAGCTTGATCGCCACGTAGGTGGGTGTGGTGCTGCCCTCCTTCACGCCGGGTTCCTCGCGGTAGCCGGGCACCCGCTCGCCGTAGAGGGTGCCGGGGCCGTACTGGCCCAGGACGGCGACCTCGGGCACCCGCCCCGGCGGAATGGGTTTCACTGCCCGCAGCACCTTGACCTTCTCGTCGCGGATGGCGTCGGCGTCAAAGGCGGCGGGGGCCTCCATCGCGGTGAGGGTGAAGAGCTGCATGAGGTGGTTTTGCAGCATGTCGCGCACCACCCCGGCCTCCTCGTAGTATCCGGCGCGGCCCTCCAGGCCCAGGTCCTCGGAGGCCGTGATCTGAACGTGGTCCACGTACTCGCGGTTCCACAGCGGCTCGAAGATGGCGTTGCCGAAGCGGATCGCCATCAGGTTCTGCACCGTCTCCTTGCCCAGGTAGTGGTCGATGCGGTACACCTGCGACTCGTCCCACACCCGGTGGATCGCCGCGTTCAGCTCCCGCGCCGAGGCGAGGTCCCGCCCGAAGGGCTTCTCGATCACGATGCGCCGCCAGCCCTCGGACTCGTCGGCCAGCCCCAGCCGCCCCAGCCCCGCCGAGATCGGCTCGAACAGGCTGGGCGGGGTGGAGAGATAGAAGAGGGCATTCTTGCGCCCGCCGTGAGCGTCCTGCGCGCGGTCGAGTTCCTTGCCCACCAGGTCGTACACCTCGTCGGCGCCGAAGTCCCCGAACTCGTAGTACAGCAGGTCGCGGAACTTCTCCAGGCTGCCGGGCTGGATGGCGTCGGTCTCCTTGCTGCTCTTCAGGGCCTCGATGGCAAAATCCTTGAACTGGTCGTCGGTCATGTCCTGGCGGCCCACCCCGACGATGTTGAAGGCGCTCCCCAGCAACCCGTCCTGCCACAGGCCGAAGACGGCGGGCAGCAGCTTGCGCTTGGCAAGGTCGCCGGTCACGCCGAAGATCACCAGCGTCGCGGGCTCCGGCGCGCGGTTGCGGCGCATCAGAGTGCGGAAGGGATTCTGCCCGTCGGCGCCCGGCCCGGAGGAGGGGGGCTCGGTTTCGGGGGACTCAGGCTCGGGCACGCGGGCGCGGGTCTTGCGGGGGCGGCGGGCGGGCGGAGCGGGCAGCGACTGCTCCAGGTCGTCGTTGCGCACCGCCTCCAGCTTCTCCACGCCCTCACGAACGTCGGCTGTGGTGGGCTGAGCCGTGTCTCCCGCCCTGGTCTTGCGGCCCTTCGTCATGCGTCACCCGTCACGCGCTGCTGTCCGGTTTCGCCGAGTTCCTCGGCCTGCTGCCCGGTCGGGACGGGCTGAGCGGCCTCCACGGGGATGTTCTGCGGGGCGGCGGCGGCGGGGTGTTCGCCGGGCTGCACCTCCGGCACAACGGCCTCCTGCCGGGTGGATTCGAGGACCTTGACCGCGTGGCCGCCGAAGGCGCGGCGCATCGCACTGAGCATCTGCCCGGCGTAGCTAACCTCCTGCTGCGAGCGGAAGCGCATCTGCGTCGCCAGCGTGATGACGGGCGCGGGCACCCCCAGCTCGATGGAGTCGATGACCGTCCAGCGCCCCTCGCCCGAGTCGGCCACGTAGTCCGAGAGCTGCGAGAAATCGGCCTGGTTTTTCAGCGCCTCGGCGGTGAGGTCAAGCAGCCAGGAGCGGATTACCGAGCCGTGCCGCCACAGCTCGGCAATCTGCGCCATGTCGAGGTTGAAGACCTTGTGGGCGTGCATCAGCTCGAAGCCCTCGGCGTAGGACTGCATCATCCCGTACTCGATGCCGTTGTGGACCATCTTGACGTAGTGGCCCGAGCCCGAGGGTCCCATGCGGCCCCAGCCCTGGTGGGGCGCGGGCGCCAGCACCTCGAGGATGGGACGCAACCGCTCGACCGCCTCCTCCGGCCCGCCCACCATCATCGCGTAGCCCTCGGTCAGGCCCCAGACGCCGCCCGAGGTGCCCACATCCACCAAGTGAATGCCCTGCTGCGCCAGGGCCTCGGCCCGCCGCATGGTGTCCTTGAAGTTGGAGTTGCCCCCGTCGATGATGATGTCGCCCGGCGCGAGCCGCCCGGCGAGGTCGTCGATCACGGCCTGGGTGATTGCCCCGGCGGGCACCATCACCCACACGGCCCGCTGGCCCGGCTCGCCGAGCATGGAGATCAGCTCGTCCATCGTGCGGGCGCCCTGGGCTCCCTGCGCCTCAACGAGGTCCACGCTGGCCGGATCGCGGTCGTAGCCCACGATCTGCTGCCCGCCCTGCGTCAGCCGCAGCACCATGTTGCCGCCCATCTTGCCCAGCCCGATCATGCCCATCTTCATGTCTGACCTCCCGGCGCCGAGGGGGAGCTGGGAAGCGGTTCCAGCTCCAGGCGCCTGATGAGGCGCATCATACGCGCGCCCCCGTGGGCCTTTCCCTTCCTGAAGGGGAGGTTTAGATGGTGCTCAGCGTCCCCGCGCTCAGCACTCGCCGCCCGCCTCCCGCACCTGTTCGCGGGTCAGGCCCTGGTACGGGCCAGTCAGGCGGGCGGCCAGATGCAGGTCCTGCCGGTACTGCCGGAATTCCTCCTCGCTGATCCGCAGTCGGGCGGATACTCCCCGAAGCCGCGCTGCACCATGAACAGCAGGCGGGGTTCCCCGGTCTCCGGGTGTCGCCCCAGCGCGAGGCGCAGGTCCCGGAAGGTGATCCCGTCCCGCAGGTTCCAGAGGTCCACGGTTATCTCCGGCGCCGCGCCGCCTTCGCCGCTTCCCTGGCCGCCTTCTGCTCCTCTTTCTGCTTGCGCTGCATCTCGCGGCCCATGTCCTCCATCAGCTGCGCGCCCTGGGCGTCGACCTGCCGCTGAAGCTCCACCAGCGTGGTCACGACGAGATTGTGCAGCATCCGCTCGACCGGGGTCTTGATCCAGCGGTAGCGCACCCGGCCATTCAGGGTCAGCGTGACCTCCGTGCCGCCCGGCATCGCCTTGAAGGTCCAGCCCTGGGTGAGCTTTTCCAGCGGGCCGACGTTCCGCACGCTTTCCCAGCCGCCGCGCATGGGTGCCTGGAGCTGCCCGTACTTCGCCGTAAAGCTCAGGCCCAGCAGCCGCCGCGCGAACTTGAAGCGCACGAGCACGTTGTTGGCGAGCCGCCCCTCGCCGCCCTCGTACTCGGCGCGGACCAGGTTGGGGTCCCAGCGGACCCGTCGTTTGGGCTCCAGCGCGAGCCGGTACAGCACGTCCGGGCGCGACCGCACCACGATGCTCTGCCTGATCTGGATGTCTTCGGACATGTCGGGGTCACTGTAGCGCGGGGGGAGAGTGGGGCGCGGGAAAGGATCAACCACGTTCCGCCCCCCCAACTCCCCCTCAATCCAGGTACGCCCGGGCCCGCAGGTGGCTTGCCCGCAGGTTGAAGCGTTCGGCGTACCCCACGCCCGCGAGTCTTCCCATCCCCGCCCGGCCCTCGCGGAACTGCTCGGCGGTCCAGTTCCACTTGTAGAACTCGCGGTAATAGCGGGCCACGTCCTCCGAGGCCTCGAAGGTGTCGGTCGTGTCCACAAACACCTCAGGGTAGGGGCTGGCGGGCGCATAGTACTGGTAGAAGCGCACCGGCTCGCGCCACGCCTCCAGCCGGGTCACGTCCTCGCCGCTCTCGACCGCCTCGTCGCCGCTGAGGTTCGGCGCCGGGGGCATCGCCGCGCCGCCGCCCGACTCGTTGATGATCTTGGGGATGCGCGCCAGCGTGATCGCGTCAAAGGCGATCTTGGCCGTCATGCGGTGGTCGGGGTGGGGGTGGTCGTCACTCCAGGTGATCACCGCGTTGGGGCGAAAGTGCGCGTACAGCCGGGCGAGTTGCAGGGCCTCCATCCGCCCGCCCGTCATGCGGCTGTCCCCCATGTCGAAGAAGTGGTGCCGCGCCCCGATGCGGTTTGCTACCCAGGCCCCATGTTCCTGCCGCACCCGCGTGACCTCCTCGTGCGAGGCGTCCCCGAACTGCGAGGCGAGTTCCCCCAGCGTGGTCCACACCAGCAGAACCTCGTCGCCGCGCGCCGCGTGCTTGCTCAACGTCCCGATGCACCCGATCTCGTCGTCGGGGTGTGCAAAGACAGCCATGATTCGCATGGGGGAAAGATACGGTGAGTGGGCCGCGGTTCGTTGAGGGTGGGCGAAGATCAAAGACAAAACAAAGACCGAAGGGGGAGGGGAGACGCGAACGGCCCAGCCCCTTCACCCACTTAGGGCTGCTCACTCCCCACTTCCCCACACCCGCTACCGAATCCAGCGAATGCTCAGCGGATACCGGTACGCCTGCCCCTGGTTCACCCGGATCACCGCAAGCAGCATCACCACTAGGGGAAAGGCCCACAGCACCAAGCTGACGGGGATGAAAAAGGCGAAAAAGGCCGCCAGGCTCCCGAAGATGGCGAGGGCGCCCAGTTCCGAACTCCCCGACGCCGCCCCGAACAGCCCTCCCAGCAACCCCAGGCTGAACAGCGCGAAGAACAGCAGTCCCACCAGGAAGGAGTACAGCCATACGCTGAGCTGAAAATTCAGCGCCTCCTTGCCCTGGCCGTCCAGCACCCGGCTGCGGTCGCGGTACGCCAGCCACGCCGCCAGCGGACCCAGCACGTTGCCCAGGGCGGGCAGCACCAGTCCCAGCAGCGGCGAGAGGTGGATCAGCAGGGCGGGCGTCCGCTCGGGCTCGGGGATGAGGCCCGGGTCGAGGCTCCAGCCCGGGGGAGATTCGGCGCGGGGCGGCTCGGGGAGGCTCATACGCTTGACAGTACGTGCGGCGTCTCCCTACAGTTCCGGGGTTATGACGAGGCCCGGCGGGAAACCGCAGTTCAGGAAATCCCCCGCGGGGAAGGCCCAGGACGCCGCCCGCGACCTGCTGCCCATCAAGGCGGGCATCCAGCCGGATCAACCGGTCGCCGGGGAACAGGTGGCGCTTTACAGCGACGGCGCCTGCGACACGGCGGCCGGGCACGGCGGCTGGGCGACGATCCTGAACTACCGCGGCAAGGAACTCGTCCTCAGCGGCAACGAGCGGGACACCACGAACAACCGGATGGAGCTGCGCGGGCTGCTCGAAGGGCTCAGGGTACTCAAGCGCCCCTGCCAGGTGCGGGTGGTGACCGACAGCCAGTACCTCCGCAAGGCCTTCACCGACGGCTGGATTCTCAAGTGGCAGCGCAACGGCTGGAAGACGGCGGGCGGCGAGCCGGTGAAGAATCAGGACCTCTGGGAGGAGCTGATCGCGCAGGCCAAAATCCACGCCCTGACCTTTGTCTGGGTGCGCGGGCACAACGGCCACGGCGAGAACGAGCGGGTGGACAAGCTCGCCGTGGAGGAGCGAAAGAAACTCAGGGCCGGGTGAGGACGGCGCGGTAGCGGGACGAGCCGCCCTTCGGTGGGGCGGGCGTGACCTGGAATCCGGCCCGTCGGTAGAAGCCCACCGCCTCGTCATCCGTCTCGGCGAGCAGTCGGGTGATCTTCAGATGAGCCTCGATGGCATGGAGGAGCGCCCGCGCGTGCCCCCGCCGTTCCTCCCCGGGCGCGGTGCCGAGGTGAAGGATTTCCACCTCCTCCCCGTGTTGCAGGATGCCTGCTGCGCTTACGGGCCGCCCATCGGCCATCCAGACGAAGATGCGGCGCTCAGGCTCGGCGCGGTACCTCTCCAGCTTGCGGCGAAGGCGCTCCGGGTCGGGGAACATCGCCCGGGTGAGCAGCGCCTCCACCTCGGGGGTGAGAGTGTTCGGCTCAGTCAGCATGGGGGGCAGGGTATCTCTCCCTCCCCCCATCCCTGCCATCCGGCGTATGGCTCCCGCGGCTGCCTCCTCCCGCGAAGCCTCCGCGCAGATGTGACCGCTGGTCAGGCTGGGTTGGCGCGGGGGCGAAGCCTGGGGTGGCCCACGTACTTCCGGTGGGGAGTTCTGTCGTTCTGCACAGCTTTTCTGGGCCACAGCAGGCCGGGACGGGACGCTGGTGAAATGTGGACACGTCATCACACCCATGCCTTTACACTGCCTTGTCATGCTCTCATCCACTTCCTCGGAGGTCCCGGCGGCGGGGTGGCGAACGTTCCTGGCCCTGTGGGGGTCGCAGTCGATCAGCCAGATCGGCAGCTACGTCGCCTGGTTCGCGCTGAACGTGTACGTCGCGCAGACCCTCTACCCGGCTCCGGAGCAAAAAGCCCCGCTGGCGCTGGCGCTGGGGGCCTTTGCCATCGCCGCGACGCTGCTGGCGGTGCTGCTCGCCCCGGTGGCCGGGTCGGTCGCCGACCGCACGTCGCGCAAGCGGGTGATGCTGACCTGCGACGTGCTGGGCGGCGGGCTAACCCTGGGCCTGGTGGCGCTGATGTTCGGCGCGGTGGTGCCCTTCTGGCTGCTGCTCGCCTTCGTGATAGTCACCCAGTCGCTCAGCATCTTCCACGAGGCGGCGCTGGAGAGCAGCTACGCGATGGTCGTGCCCGAGGAGCAATTGACCCGGGCCAACGGCCTGATGCAGACCACCCGCACCTTCAGCTCGCTGCTGGCCCCCACGCTCGCCACGCTGCTGATCGGCGTGCCCACGCTGCTGCACGGCAGCGGCTGGCTGGCCGCCCTGCGGGACGGCGTGCCCTTCGCGCTCCTGGTGGACGGCGTGAGCTTCCTGATCGCCGCCGCCATCCTCGCCCGGCTTGCCGTGCCCAGCCCGCCCCCCGCCGAGGACCACGGGGGCGCCGCCGCGAACCTGCGGGCCGACACCCGCCTGGGCTGGACCTACCTGCTGCGCCGCCCGCCGCTGCTGCACCTGCTCATCCTGGCCGCCGCCCTGAACTTCGCCACCGCCGCAATTCCGGTGTACCAGACGCTCCTGACCACCTTCACCCTGGAACCCGACCGCACCGCGCGGGGCCTGAGCTTCGCCGCCACCCTCGCCATCATCCAGACAGCCACGAGCGCGGGCATGTTCCTGGGTGGCCTCGCCATCAGCACCTGGGGCGGCCTGAAGCGGCGCCGAATCCTGGGCATCCTGGTTCCCGCCCTGCTCTCGGGCGCGGGCCTGATCCTGATGGGCCTGTCCGGCAACCTGTACCTCACCGCCGCCGCCTTCGCCCTGACCGTGTTCGTCATGCCCATCACAATGGCGCACAGCAACGGCATCTGGCAGTCCCAGGTCCCGCGAGAGCTGCAGGGCCGGGTGTTTGCTGTGCGGCGCATTGTGGGACGCTTCAGCGTGCCTCTCGGCATGGCCTTTGTCAGCGGCCTGTCCACCAGCCTGCCCCCCGGCCCGATCATTGCTGTGCTCGGCCTGCTGGTCATCGTGATCTGCGCCGCGCAACTCCTGAGCCCCACCGTGCAGCGGGTGGAGGATAAGGCGTACCTGGAGGGGCTGGCGGCGGCGCGGGGCGGGTAGAAGAGGAACGGGAGGGACGAGAATCAGCGTGCCGGTCGGGTTTGACGGCACGCTTCTTTTGCTGGAAGGGATATGCTGGCCGAAATCCCCCGTGCCGGTCTACAGGGGAGAGGTTGGACTGCTGGGAGTTCGTCCTGGAATGTCCTGGCGTGACTTCCAAGTCAAACAGTTCAACAGGGGGAGTCGCGTGAAGTTTCAGAACCAGGTTTTTGAAAACACGAGAGTCGATCTGGACGGCAATGAGTACAGAAACTGCACGTTTAGACGCTGCACCGTCGTCTACAGCGGCGGCCAGATACCCCTGATCTCCGGCTGTGATTTCAACGGGTGCGAGTTCGGGTTCTCGGACGCAGCGGAGAGAACCATGATTTTTATGAACCGCATGTATCACGATGGGTTCCAGAACATCATTGAAGAGACGCTGACAAGTATTCGGACTGGGCCTTCCGGCGGAGGGGTCAAGAGTTAAGGATGGCAGCGCAACCCACTCCGTTCGCCCCGATCGTTCGGGGGTCTCTTGAAGATGGACTGTAAAGATGGGTGGGAGAGGAACGACCTCTCTCACCCCATCACTTGACCCCTTACCCCTGTTTTTCCAACCACCCCGCCAGCCACGGCAACTTCTCCCGGACCTTCTCCCGCATCCCGCCCCAGTAGCGGCGTGACCAGCCCTCCAGGGTACGCTGCTTGCCCCGGGCGACGGCCATCGCGCCCTCGGGCACGTCCTCGTGGACGGCGCTGCCTGCGGCGATAAAGGCGGCGTCGCCGACCACGCGCGGGGCGATCAGGGTGGAGTTCGAGCCGATGAAGACGCCCGCGCCGACGCGGCTCTGGTGCTTGTTCACCCCGTCGAAGTTGGCGACGATGGTGCCCGCCCCGACGTTCGTCTCGGCGCCCATCGTCACGTCACCCAGGTAGGCGAGGTGCCCGGCCTTCACACCCGCGTCCAGCCGCGCGTTTTTCGTCTCCACGAAGTTGCCGATGTGGACGCCCTCGCCCAGCACAGTGCCGGGGCGCAACCGGGCGAACGGCCCCACGTCACTGCCCGCGCCGACCCGCGCCCCTTCCAGCACGCTGTGGGGTTTGACGACCACGCTGGCCTCCAGCACCGAATCGGTCACCACGCTGTAGGCGCCGACCGTCACGCCCCCCGCCACATGCGTCTGCCCCCGCAGGATCACGCCCGGCTCGACCGTCACGTCCTGGCCCAGGGTGACCGTGTCCTCGATCTGGACCGTGTCGGGGGCCTGGAGGGTGACCCCCGCCCGCATGTGCGCCGCGTTGATGCGCCGCCGCAGGATCGCCTCGGCCTGCGCGAGCCCCAGGCGGTCGTTCGCGCCCACCACCTCGTCGGGGTCGCTCAGCTTGAAGGCCCCGACCCTCGCCCCCTCGGCCCGGTACAGGGTCAGCAGGTCGGTCAGGTAATACTCGCCCGCCCGGTTGTCGTTTGTGATGCGGAGGGCCAGCTTGGGCGCGTGGCCGTCCATCACGTACACGCCGGAGTTGAACTCGCGCACGGCCTTTTCCGCCGGGGTGGCGGCCTTTTCCTCCACGATGCGCTCGACGTTTCCCGAGGCGTCCCTGAGAATGCGCCCGTATCCCGTCGCGTCGGGCAGCTCGCCCGTCAGGATGGTGAAGGCGTTGCCGTGCGCGCGGTGGTCGGCGATCAGCTCGCGCAGCGTCTCGATTCGCAGCAGCGGCGTGTCGCCGTACAGCACGAGGAGGTCGGCGCCCTCCGTCTCTCCCAGTGCCTGCGCCCCCACCAGAAAGGCGTGCCCGGTGCCCAGCCGCTGCTCCTGCCGGACGAAGCGCACGCCGGAGCCCGAGAGCGCGGCCTCCACCTGTTCGGCCCCGTGCCCGGTCACCACCACGATGTTGTGCGCCCCCAGCTCCTTCGCGGCCTTCACGGCCCACGCGACCATCGGCCGCCCGGCGACAGGGTGCAGCACCTTGGGCAGCGCGGATTTCATGCGGGTGCCCTGCCCCGCCGCGAGAATCACCACGTCCAGCGGACGTTCCGTATGTGTCATTCCAATCACCTGTCCGGGGAGCAGTGTAAGGGAAAGTGGTCAGCTTTCAGCGATCAGCCGTCAGAAGAACGCGGCGGGCCTGGGGTGGCCGCGCCGCGCGGGGTGGAGGTCCGGTTAATCGCCGGGAACGGGCTGCTCCGGGCGCGTGTCCGGCCGCCGCCGAATCCTGAGCAGCATCACGAGGCTGATGATGATCAGCGGAAAGCTGATGAGGTGCGTATCGGTCCACAGGCCGATGCCGGGCGCGTTCAGGCCCTGGTTGAGGTACGTCTTGAGGGGCAGGGGGTTGAGGCGGAAGGTCTCCTCGACCCCGGCACGCAGGATGGAGTACCACAGCCAGAACTGCCAGAAGGCCCACCCCGCCTTGCGCGAGCGCAGCCAGAAGTACGCGGCGACCGCGAGGATGATCCCGATGATCACCCCGTAAAGCTGGGTGAAGTGGACGGGCGCCGTCATCACGAGCTGGCCGCCGACCTCCCGGCAATATTTCGAGAGGTCCAGGTCGGGGTTCGGGTTGGGAATGCACATGCCCTCGTGGAAAGCGCGGGCCGAGGCGGGCCAGTGGAAGCCGATGGGCCAGCCCGTCACGCGCCCCACCGTATCGGTGCCGTTCATGATGTTGCCGATGCGCCCGCCGATGATGCCGAAGGCCACGCCGGGCACCGCCAGGTCCGCGTACTCGTAGAAGTTGAGCCGGTAGCGCCGCGCGAAATAGATCAGCGTGAGGACGCCGCCGATGAGTCCCCCGTGAATCGAGATGCCCCCCGCCCGCAGGTTCACGATGTCGAGCAGCACGCGCGGAAAGGGAATGTTCTCAAACAGGTGCCAGGAAGTCAGGACGAACACCAGCCGGGCGCCCACGAACCCCCAGAACAGCATCCACATGATCATCCGCTCGAAGAGGTCCACATCCAGGCCGCGCCGCCGCGCCATCCGGGTCCCCACCCAGATGCCGAGCACGATGCCGAGCGTGATGAGCACGCCGTACCAGGCAATCGTGAAATTGCCGATTTTCAGGAAGACGGGGTCCATAAGTCGTGTGCAGTCTATGCCGATTGCAGGCGGAACACGCCGCAAGAAAACTCCCGGCCTGGGTGGACCGGGAGCAGGCGTGAGGAAAGGGTCAGGTGCCGATGGCGGGAGCGTCCTCGCTGGGAACGATTCGGAAGATGCGCGAGAGCAGCACCCCCAGCTCGTACAGCGCGTACAGTGGCACGGCCACCAGGAGCATGTTGCCGGGGTCGGGCGTCGGTGTAATGACGGCGGCGGCGACCGCCACGAGGACGAGCGCGAAACGCCAGCCCTTGCGGAGCATCACGTGGTTCACCAGCCCGATCCGGGTCAGGATCACCGCCAGGATGGGCAGCTCGAAGGCCAGCCCAAACGACACCAGGAAGGTGGTCACGGTCCCGATGTAATCCTTGAGGTTCAGCAGCGGCGTGACGGCCCCGGCCAGGAAGTCGAGCAGAAACCCGACCATCGCGGGCAGCACGAGCTTGTACCCGAAGACCGCTCCGGCCAGGAACGAGAGCCCGGCCCCGATCACAAAGGGCAGCGCCCACTTCCGCTCCTGGGGGTACAGCCCCGGCGCGATAAAGGCCCAGACCTGCCACAGGATGAACGGCAGCGCCAGCGCCAGCCCTGACCAGAAGGACAGGTTGAGCGACAGGATGAACTGATCCGTCAGCCCCTGGGTCACGACCGTGACTTTCCCCCGCTGGAACTGCTCGGAGGCGTGCAGCGGCAGCTTGATCAGCTCGATAAGTTGCAGGCGGTACTGAAAGGCGACGACCAGACCGACCGCCAGGAAGACTAGGCTGATAATGATGCGCTTTCGCAACTCCTCCAGGTGGTCGAGGAGGGGCGCGCTCTTGAGATCCTGGGCCTGCGACATGCCGGGGCCTGCCCTACGCGCGGTGGTCGCGCTCGGTGACAGTCGGGGCGGGGCGCCCGTCTGCCGTGCGGGGCACCTCGGGCGTCACGGGGTCGAGGGGGCGGGCCTCCACGTCGGTTACGGCCGGGTCGCGGACCTCCTTCTTGTACTCCTTGATGCCCTGGCCCAGGCCCTTGCCCAGTTCGGGCAGCTTGCGCGCCCCGAAGATCAGGGCGATGACGGCGACGATCAGGATAATTTCAAGCGGTCCGAGCGACATAGTGACTCCTCCTGGCAGCCCCGCCCCCAGGCGGGAGTTCGGCTGACCCCAGCGTAGCGCCCACATATGAAGAAGTTTGGTACTCCCTCACCGGGCCCCGCTGTCCTGTACCTATGCGCCCGCGCCAGGACTGGATCACCGCCCACCCCCATCTCCCCTTAAGGTGGGGTGGTTCAGATACCCCAGCCCCCGTCCACCAGCACCTCCTGCCCGGTGATGTACCCGGCCTCTGGGGTGGCGAGAAAGGCGACCGCCGCGCCCACCTCGTTCGGCTGACCGAAGCGCCGGGCGGGGATGCGGGCCAGCAGGCGCTCGGCCTCGGCGGGGTCGGCGTGCAGGGCCCTCAGGCGGTCGGTGGCGGTGTAGCCGGGGGCGACCGTATTGCAGGTCACCCCCTGGGCGGCCACCTCCAGCGCCAGCGTTCGCAGGTGGTTCGTCACGGCGGCGCGCATGGCGTTGCTGACAGGGAGGTTCAGGGCGGGCCGCCCCACCGTCAGGCTGGTAATGGCAATGATGCGGCCCCAGCGCCGTTCCCGCATCCCGGGCAGCACGGCGTCCGCCAGCCGCACGGTCGAGAGGAAGGTCGTCTCGAAGCCGCGCTGCCACGCCTCCCCGGTTACCCCACTGGGGAGGCTGGGGGGCGGGCCGCCCGCGTTGCTCACCAGGATGTCCACCGCGCCCGCCGCCTCCACCGCCGCGCGGACGCCCTCCGGGGTGCTCACGTCCGCGACCACGCAACGCACGCCCAGCGCGTCCGCCGCCGTCCGCAGCGCCGCCTCCCCGCGCGCCGCGATGGTCACGTTGGCGCCCAGCCGCACCAGGGCGTGCGCCGCCGCCAGCCCAATGCCCTTGCTGCCTCCCGTGACGAGCGCCTGCCTGCCGTCCAGCCTGAAAAGACCCATGCGGGCAGCGTAACAGGCGGGCGCCCGGCTGCCCTCAGTTCGCCACGTACCGCACGAACGCCAGCATGGGGTTCACGCACGGACTCGCATCGTACTGGGTGCTGCTGGCGGTGATCGTCCGCAGGCGCCCCTCGTCACTCAGGTAGAGCTGGCTGATGCGGTACAGAACGCCCCCTTCCTCGTGCGTGTAGGCGGCCAGGACGCCCCAGCCTCCGGGGCGGTCCACCGGCTGCGCGACGACCCCGCTGGCCCCCCCGCGGCCCAGGGCGTTCTGGAGACGCAGGGCGAACTGCCGGGCTTCCTCCAGGGTGTTGAAGCCCGGAAACGCCTGATCGTGCCGCTCCTCGCGCACCAGGCAGGCCCCCTGCGGATCGGTCCAGAGGTCGGCGTTGCCGTTCACGGGCGTCCAGCCCTCCAGCGGCACGACGAGCGCCCGCGCGGGCGTGGCGAGCAGGGTCCCCGCCAGGGCGAGGGCGGCCAGCGGGAGGCGAGGCAGGCGAAGGGCACGCATGGGGGTCAGTGTACCCGGCGGGATGTGGCAAGCACGGGGCGGGTTCTCATCCCGCGGTCAGGAAGTGGCTGGTTCGGAAGCGCGCTCCAGCCGGGCCTGCAACCCGGCCTTCACGGCGGGCCACTCCCCGTGCAGAATGCTGAACATCACGCTGTCGCGGGCGTAGCCGTCGGGCCGCACCTGATATTGCCGCAGCGTGCCCTCGCGCACTGCTCCGAGCTTTTCCATCGCGCGCAGGCTGCGGGCGTTGCGGGCGTCCACCTTGAAGTGGACCCGGTTGGCCCCCAGCTCCTCGAAGGCGCGGGTCAGCAGCAGCAGTTTGGCGCCGGGATTGGCGACCTTGCCCTGGGCGGCGGGGACGAGCATCGTCCCGATCTCCACCCAGCGGTCAGGCGCCCGCACCTCGCTGTAGCTGATGCGGCCCACGGCCTGCCCGCCCAGCAGCACCGCCCAGTTCACCCGGGCGGGCAGGGCATTCAGCCGCCCGATGTACTCCGCCCAGCCCTCCACCGTGCGCTGCTCCGGGCCGCCGCGGGCGAGCAGCGCGTAGGTGTCCTCGTCGGCTCCCAGGTGCAGGTCGGCGGCGTGTTCCGGCGTCA from Deinococcus apachensis DSM 19763 encodes the following:
- a CDS encoding MFS transporter; this encodes MLSSTSSEVPAAGWRTFLALWGSQSISQIGSYVAWFALNVYVAQTLYPAPEQKAPLALALGAFAIAATLLAVLLAPVAGSVADRTSRKRVMLTCDVLGGGLTLGLVALMFGAVVPFWLLLAFVIVTQSLSIFHEAALESSYAMVVPEEQLTRANGLMQTTRTFSSLLAPTLATLLIGVPTLLHGSGWLAALRDGVPFALLVDGVSFLIAAAILARLAVPSPPPAEDHGGAAANLRADTRLGWTYLLRRPPLLHLLILAAALNFATAAIPVYQTLLTTFTLEPDRTARGLSFAATLAIIQTATSAGMFLGGLAISTWGGLKRRRILGILVPALLSGAGLILMGLSGNLYLTAAAFALTVFVMPITMAHSNGIWQSQVPRELQGRVFAVRRIVGRFSVPLGMAFVSGLSTSLPPGPIIAVLGLLVIVICAAQLLSPTVQRVEDKAYLEGLAAARGG
- the glmU gene encoding bifunctional UDP-N-acetylglucosamine diphosphorylase/glucosamine-1-phosphate N-acetyltransferase GlmU, which gives rise to MTHTERPLDVVILAAGQGTRMKSALPKVLHPVAGRPMVAWAVKAAKELGAHNIVVVTGHGAEQVEAALSGSGVRFVRQEQRLGTGHAFLVGAQALGETEGADLLVLYGDTPLLRIETLRELIADHRAHGNAFTILTGELPDATGYGRILRDASGNVERIVEEKAATPAEKAVREFNSGVYVMDGHAPKLALRITNDNRAGEYYLTDLLTLYRAEGARVGAFKLSDPDEVVGANDRLGLAQAEAILRRRINAAHMRAGVTLQAPDTVQIEDTVTLGQDVTVEPGVILRGQTHVAGGVTVGAYSVVTDSVLEASVVVKPHSVLEGARVGAGSDVGPFARLRPGTVLGEGVHIGNFVETKNARLDAGVKAGHLAYLGDVTMGAETNVGAGTIVANFDGVNKHQSRVGAGVFIGSNSTLIAPRVVGDAAFIAAGSAVHEDVPEGAMAVARGKQRTLEGWSRRYWGGMREKVREKLPWLAGWLEKQG
- a CDS encoding prolipoprotein diacylglyceryl transferase codes for the protein MDPVFLKIGNFTIAWYGVLITLGIVLGIWVGTRMARRRGLDVDLFERMIMWMLFWGFVGARLVFVLTSWHLFENIPFPRVLLDIVNLRAGGISIHGGLIGGVLTLIYFARRYRLNFYEYADLAVPGVAFGIIGGRIGNIMNGTDTVGRVTGWPIGFHWPASARAFHEGMCIPNPNPDLDLSKYCREVGGQLVMTAPVHFTQLYGVIIGIILAVAAYFWLRSRKAGWAFWQFWLWYSILRAGVEETFRLNPLPLKTYLNQGLNAPGIGLWTDTHLISFPLIIISLVMLLRIRRRPDTRPEQPVPGD
- the tatC gene encoding twin-arginine translocase subunit TatC, coding for MSQAQDLKSAPLLDHLEELRKRIIISLVFLAVGLVVAFQYRLQLIELIKLPLHASEQFQRGKVTVVTQGLTDQFILSLNLSFWSGLALALPFILWQVWAFIAPGLYPQERKWALPFVIGAGLSFLAGAVFGYKLVLPAMVGFLLDFLAGAVTPLLNLKDYIGTVTTFLVSFGLAFELPILAVILTRIGLVNHVMLRKGWRFALVLVAVAAAVITPTPDPGNMLLVAVPLYALYELGVLLSRIFRIVPSEDAPAIGT
- a CDS encoding twin-arginine translocase TatA/TatE family subunit; translation: MSLGPLEIILIVAVIALIFGARKLPELGKGLGQGIKEYKKEVRDPAVTDVEARPLDPVTPEVPRTADGRPAPTVTERDHRA
- a CDS encoding SDR family oxidoreductase; amino-acid sequence: MGLFRLDGRQALVTGGSKGIGLAAAHALVRLGANVTIAARGEAALRTAADALGVRCVVADVSTPEGVRAAVEAAGAVDILVSNAGGPPPSLPSGVTGEAWQRGFETTFLSTVRLADAVLPGMRERRWGRIIAITSLTVGRPALNLPVSNAMRAAVTNHLRTLALEVAAQGVTCNTVAPGYTATDRLRALHADPAEAERLLARIPARRFGQPNEVGAAVAFLATPEAGYITGQEVLVDGGWGI